A single window of Oerskovia paurometabola DNA harbors:
- a CDS encoding rhodanese-like domain-containing protein — MFPPQVPTTDVSELDAEHPVPEGVVLLDVREQDEWDAGHAPDAVHIPLGELPVRWGELDPDVPILVICHSGGRSARAAAWLNQGDFDATNLDGGMVAWSQRGFPVEA, encoded by the coding sequence ATGTTCCCGCCTCAGGTACCCACGACCGACGTGTCCGAGCTCGACGCCGAGCACCCCGTGCCCGAGGGCGTCGTGCTCCTCGACGTGCGCGAGCAGGACGAGTGGGACGCGGGCCACGCGCCCGACGCCGTCCACATCCCCCTCGGTGAGCTCCCCGTCCGCTGGGGCGAGCTCGACCCCGACGTCCCGATCCTCGTGATCTGCCACTCGGGTGGGCGGTCGGCGCGCGCCGCGGCCTGGCTCAACCAGGGCGACTTCGACGCGACCAACCTCGACGGCGGCATGGTCGCCTGGTCGCAGCGCGGGTTCCCGGTCGAGGCGTAG
- a CDS encoding metallophosphoesterase family protein, translated as MTTTHRTPPRWVRWTLSVVAVLVPCVVWGVTTATADLSLGPHEARYEVTTDSVVTVDLGPLGTLQIDSPLPAGLGASVTVKEIPADLTAVDQATTLAGLTNDLEGYLQFFSGPQESIGHAVRALVLDALRRTGFAILVAGAVGALGYVVLGAARRDELTSVLAPRTWEITASVAIVSLVAGSLSSSTQERDLGTTTPTSAVFAGTPLEGARITGRLAGIVDTYGGMVVDFLRENDEFYDMADKNLVAAWDERDAIEEAEAAQAAAAEAAAEAAAEAQAEAGAGESPPDAADGVETTGPRASDEPSAPTPTPTDDAELVTMLLISDLHCNIGMAPLIRTTIDRSDATLVLNAGDTTMNGTAVENFCVDAYMSALPKGTTMVVADGNHDSTETSARERSRGAKVLDGGILEVQGIRILGDSDAMAPGLIEGPTTRAGGATAQAEELTEVACTADDGIDILLIHTPRVGNVPMESGCVPAQLSGHMHTRADPEQVGGGIRYVNGSTAGAIANASRIGPLKGTAEMTLLRFDPTERRIVDWQIVSVTPDGAAAVGPRQPWPPVVDQATLDEGAVPPGDGSTDVPPPVEDGAPVGEVPAG; from the coding sequence ATGACCACCACGCACCGCACGCCTCCCCGATGGGTCCGCTGGACCCTCTCCGTCGTCGCGGTACTCGTCCCCTGCGTCGTCTGGGGCGTGACGACCGCGACCGCCGACCTCAGCCTCGGTCCCCACGAGGCCCGTTACGAGGTGACCACGGACAGCGTCGTCACCGTCGACCTGGGACCGCTCGGCACCCTGCAGATCGACTCCCCGCTCCCCGCCGGTCTCGGGGCGAGCGTCACGGTCAAGGAGATCCCGGCAGACCTCACCGCGGTCGACCAGGCGACGACGCTCGCCGGTCTCACGAACGATCTCGAGGGCTACCTCCAGTTCTTCAGCGGGCCGCAGGAGTCGATCGGGCACGCCGTCCGCGCCCTGGTCCTCGACGCGCTACGACGCACGGGGTTCGCGATCCTCGTGGCCGGTGCCGTGGGCGCCCTCGGGTACGTGGTCCTCGGGGCGGCCAGGAGGGACGAGCTGACCTCGGTCCTCGCTCCCCGCACCTGGGAGATCACGGCGAGCGTCGCGATCGTCTCCCTCGTCGCCGGGTCGCTGTCCTCGTCGACCCAGGAGCGCGACCTCGGGACGACGACCCCCACCTCCGCCGTCTTCGCCGGGACCCCTCTCGAGGGTGCCCGCATCACCGGACGGCTCGCGGGGATCGTCGACACCTACGGGGGCATGGTCGTCGACTTCCTGCGGGAGAACGACGAGTTCTACGACATGGCCGACAAGAACCTGGTCGCCGCGTGGGACGAGCGCGACGCGATCGAGGAGGCCGAGGCGGCGCAGGCGGCCGCGGCCGAAGCAGCTGCGGAGGCCGCGGCCGAGGCCCAGGCCGAGGCAGGTGCGGGCGAGAGCCCGCCCGACGCCGCCGACGGCGTTGAGACCACCGGACCCCGCGCGAGCGACGAGCCGTCCGCGCCGACGCCCACTCCCACCGACGACGCCGAGCTCGTGACGATGCTGCTCATCAGCGACCTGCACTGCAACATCGGGATGGCCCCGCTCATCCGCACGACCATCGATCGCTCCGACGCGACCCTGGTCCTCAACGCGGGCGACACCACCATGAACGGGACCGCCGTCGAGAACTTCTGCGTCGACGCCTATATGTCGGCGCTGCCGAAGGGCACGACCATGGTCGTCGCCGACGGCAACCACGACTCGACCGAGACCTCGGCGCGCGAGCGCTCCCGAGGCGCCAAGGTGCTCGACGGCGGGATCCTCGAGGTCCAGGGAATCCGCATCCTGGGCGACAGCGACGCCATGGCCCCCGGCCTCATCGAAGGACCCACGACCCGCGCGGGAGGAGCGACCGCGCAGGCCGAGGAGCTGACCGAGGTCGCGTGCACGGCCGACGACGGGATCGACATCCTGCTCATCCACACCCCCCGCGTGGGCAACGTCCCCATGGAGTCCGGCTGCGTGCCCGCCCAGCTCTCCGGGCACATGCACACCCGCGCGGACCCGGAGCAGGTCGGCGGCGGCATCCGCTACGTCAACGGGAGCACCGCGGGCGCCATCGCGAACGCCTCCCGCATCGGGCCGCTCAAGGGCACGGCCGAGATGACGCTGCTGCGGTTCGACCCGACCGAACGGCGGATCGTGGACTGGCAGATCGTCTCGGTCACCCCGGACGGGGCCGCCGCCGTCGGGCCACGTCAGCCGTGGCCACCTGTCGTCGACCAGGCGACCCTGGACGAGGGCGCCGTGCCCCCGGGCGACGGGAGCACCGACGTGCCGCCGCCCGTCGAGGACGGGGCCCCGGTGGGCGAGGTCCCGGCAGGGTAG
- a CDS encoding DUF5926 family protein, with the protein MAKNSTPDFVLRPFEGLPGETDWVALREVVPSASAPARTTKEFGARDVLVVTVLPAGWAALHRQDGTILLALQTIAGSGDTSRDLAAALLEAVEAEPGTSIELGELPGPGPRLQDVLDLSVPFEVTVHDDFSFWLDPTTDVTPDLKASLDQASESIVPTVKLASVESAYWCSMSREFLRWAWPVGEEALIDAISRLHAKRESGLGGGKFVGAFRSSGLLVPVWELPRGTEAADIEEPAKELKAKLDAALAVTEPLDANERRARAGIVSRQVTLR; encoded by the coding sequence ATGGCCAAGAACTCGACGCCCGACTTCGTGCTGCGCCCCTTCGAGGGCCTCCCCGGCGAGACCGACTGGGTCGCCCTGCGGGAGGTCGTCCCCTCGGCCTCGGCACCTGCCCGCACCACGAAGGAGTTCGGCGCGCGCGACGTGCTCGTGGTCACGGTCCTGCCTGCCGGCTGGGCTGCGCTGCACCGCCAGGACGGCACGATCCTCCTCGCGCTCCAGACCATCGCGGGGTCCGGAGACACGAGCCGCGACCTCGCGGCCGCTCTCCTGGAGGCCGTCGAGGCGGAGCCGGGCACGTCGATCGAGCTGGGCGAGCTGCCCGGACCGGGTCCGCGCCTGCAGGACGTCCTGGACCTGTCGGTGCCCTTCGAGGTCACGGTCCACGACGACTTCTCGTTCTGGCTCGACCCGACGACGGACGTCACCCCGGACCTCAAGGCGTCCCTCGACCAGGCGTCGGAGTCGATCGTCCCCACGGTCAAGCTCGCGTCGGTCGAGTCGGCCTACTGGTGCTCCATGAGCCGTGAGTTCCTGCGCTGGGCCTGGCCCGTGGGCGAGGAGGCGCTGATCGACGCGATCTCGCGCCTGCACGCCAAGCGCGAGTCGGGTCTGGGCGGCGGCAAGTTCGTCGGCGCGTTCCGCTCGAGCGGTCTGCTGGTGCCCGTGTGGGAGCTGCCGCGCGGCACCGAGGCGGCGGACATCGAGGAGCCTGCCAAGGAGCTCAAGGCGAAGCTCGACGCGGCGCTCGCGGTGACCGAGCCGCTCGACGCGAACGAGCGCCGTGCGCGTGCGGGCATCGTGTCCCGCCAGGTCACGCTGCGCTGA
- a CDS encoding glycosyltransferase family 2 protein — MAKTPRPAPLTGGGRQKQRVAVIIPAKDEARRIAATVRAAKAIPHVDLVLVVDDGSEDSTQHVAREAGAVVVRHSHNRGKAAAMETGAAVVAMRDVADRPARLLLFIDGDLGETAVNTAPLVDPVLNGAADMSIALLPPQPGAGGRGIVVGAARRAIQSMTGWTPTQPLSGMRCLTREAFEAATPLARGWGVETGLTIDLLRKGYVAVEVPCDLRHRPSGSDLKGQIHRANQYRDVQLAVGARRVRSAIDALSGTKHSK; from the coding sequence GTGGCGAAGACCCCGCGTCCCGCACCGCTCACGGGTGGCGGCCGGCAGAAGCAGCGCGTGGCGGTGATCATCCCCGCCAAGGACGAGGCGCGCCGCATCGCGGCGACCGTCCGCGCGGCCAAGGCGATCCCGCACGTGGACCTCGTCCTGGTCGTCGACGACGGCAGCGAGGACAGCACCCAGCACGTCGCGCGCGAGGCGGGTGCCGTCGTCGTGCGTCACTCGCACAACCGCGGCAAGGCCGCGGCCATGGAGACGGGCGCGGCGGTCGTCGCGATGCGTGACGTCGCCGACCGGCCCGCGCGCCTCCTGCTCTTCATCGACGGCGACCTGGGGGAGACGGCCGTCAACACGGCCCCCCTCGTCGACCCCGTGCTCAACGGTGCGGCGGACATGTCGATCGCGCTGCTCCCGCCGCAGCCCGGCGCGGGCGGCCGGGGCATCGTCGTGGGAGCCGCACGTCGGGCGATCCAGTCGATGACCGGGTGGACGCCCACGCAGCCGTTGTCGGGCATGCGCTGCCTGACGCGCGAGGCCTTTGAGGCCGCGACGCCGCTCGCGCGCGGCTGGGGCGTCGAGACGGGGCTGACGATCGACCTGCTCCGCAAGGGGTACGTCGCGGTCGAGGTGCCGTGCGACCTGCGCCACCGCCCGTCCGGCTCGGACCTCAAGGGGCAGATCCACCGCGCGAACCAGTACCGCGACGTGCAGCTCGCGGTCGGGGCGCGGCGCGTGCGCAGCGCGATCGACGCGCTGAGCGGCACCAAGCACTCGAAGTAG
- a CDS encoding AI-2E family transporter translates to MTALQDAPRPPGLAPSTRTLLSLAAAVIVLAGIYLARGLFGPLALAAVVVIIVQPVRGPLQRRGWSRWGATTATIVTAYLILGALAALLAFAGVQFASLVGQYLDDLSDMVAQATTWLESFGVEGQVTDALASWLDPSTLAGFAATIGGTAMTVLTAFFFVLAYVIFMAADATRYQDARSRFGAERPATLDRITAYNSGVRRYFVVNASFGAVVAVIDGLALWWMGVPAPAVWAILAFVTNFVPNIGFVLGLVPPAVMALVVGGWPLALAVVAVYCVVNVVLQVLVQPKFVADAVNLSLTLSFFSVVFWTLVIGPLGAILAIPLTLLTRALVLEGDPGSGWLRYLSGDTSAGAGAAPPEALGEENDDDGGDDRGPSGGADAPAPDAPPRAAAQAPDTDVSAPSRDR, encoded by the coding sequence CCCGCACCCTGCTCAGCCTGGCCGCCGCTGTGATCGTCCTCGCCGGGATCTACCTCGCGCGCGGCCTGTTCGGCCCCCTCGCCCTCGCCGCGGTCGTCGTCATCATCGTGCAGCCGGTCCGGGGCCCGCTCCAGCGGCGGGGCTGGTCCCGGTGGGGGGCGACCACCGCGACCATCGTCACGGCCTACCTGATCCTGGGCGCCCTCGCGGCCCTGCTCGCGTTCGCGGGGGTGCAGTTCGCGAGCCTCGTGGGCCAGTACCTCGACGACCTGTCGGACATGGTCGCGCAGGCCACCACGTGGTTGGAGTCGTTCGGCGTCGAGGGGCAGGTCACGGACGCGCTGGCGTCCTGGCTCGACCCGAGCACTCTCGCGGGCTTCGCCGCGACGATCGGGGGGACCGCCATGACGGTCCTCACGGCCTTCTTCTTCGTGCTCGCCTACGTGATCTTCATGGCCGCCGACGCGACCCGCTACCAGGACGCCCGCTCGCGCTTCGGTGCGGAGCGCCCCGCGACCCTCGACCGCATCACCGCGTACAACTCGGGCGTCCGCCGCTACTTCGTGGTCAACGCGTCGTTCGGTGCCGTCGTCGCCGTGATCGACGGCCTGGCCCTGTGGTGGATGGGGGTCCCGGCCCCGGCGGTCTGGGCGATCCTCGCGTTCGTCACGAACTTCGTGCCCAACATCGGGTTCGTGCTCGGCCTGGTCCCGCCCGCGGTCATGGCGCTGGTCGTGGGCGGCTGGCCGCTCGCCCTGGCCGTGGTCGCCGTGTACTGCGTGGTGAACGTGGTGCTCCAGGTGCTGGTCCAGCCCAAGTTCGTGGCCGACGCGGTGAACCTGAGCCTCACGCTGAGCTTCTTCTCGGTCGTGTTCTGGACGCTGGTGATCGGGCCGTTGGGTGCGATCCTGGCCATCCCGCTGACCCTGCTCACCCGGGCGCTCGTCCTCGAGGGGGACCCGGGCTCCGGCTGGTTGCGCTACCTGTCGGGGGACACCTCGGCAGGCGCGGGCGCAGCGCCTCCTGAGGCTCTCGGCGAGGAGAACGACGACGACGGAGGTGACGACCGGGGCCCGAGCGGCGGTGCCGACGCGCCGGCCCCGGACGCCCCGCCTCGGGCCGCCGCGCAGGCACCGGACACGGACGTCTCAGCCCCCTCCCGCGACCGCTGA